The genomic stretch CGGGTCGTCCAACGGCGCACACGGTGCCGCTACTAAGACCAAAAACGCACAGGCGCACGCAAACGCAGCTTAGGGGATAAGGGATAAAACCTCATGGCAGGTCTTAAAGAGATTCGCCGACGACTAAAGTCGGTGAACAACACAAAAAAGATCACGTACGCGATGAAGCTCGTCTCTGCGGCTAAATTACGCAAGACGCAGGATGCTGTTGTCCGCTCGCGCGCTTATACGGAGGCACTGCGCGGGGTTTTGGCGCAGCTTCAGGCTGGAAGCGAGTTCTCGCACCCGTTGCTTGAGGCTAGGACCCCTGTAAAGCGTGTGCGTATATTTGTTCTTGGTGCTGGTCGTGGCCTGTGCGGAGGGTTTAATACCAACACTAATCGTCGGGTAGAGGCGCTTTACGGCGAGCTGCGAGCCAAGTATCCAGGGGTTGAGATTTCAAGTGTAATCCTCGGCAAGAAGCCCGCTGAGTATTACCGCCGCACCAATAAGAGTTATATCGAGGCGATCGAGGTTTTGTCAGACGATCCTAATAACTGGCCAACGCAAGAGATCTGTCAACGCCTTGAGGTTGAGTTCTTAAAAGGTGAATTCGACGAGCTCCATCTTGTTTACACCCGCTTTCGTTCGGCTATGTTGACGATACCGACGGCTGAAAGGTTAATGCCACTCAACCGGGAGCTGCTTGCAACGACCACAACGGTAGGCGCTAGCGTGGCCACCGGCATAACGCTCTTTGAGCCTAATCCGCAACGTGTCTTTGATGCGGTTGTGCCCCGTATTATGCGCGCCATTGTACGCCAGGCTTCGTTTGATACGCGGGCGAGTGAGCATGCTAATCGCATGACCGCCATGGATAGCGCCACCAAGAATGCAAAAGATCTGATTCACAGCCTCACGCTAACGCGTAACAAGTTGCGCCAGACAGGTATTACGAGCCAACTGCTCGATATCGTCGGTGGAGCTGAGGCACTCAAGTAAGAATGGGAGATGATATGAAAGAGACAATGGGACGAAAGGGAAAAATTCTACAGGTTCTTGGCGCCGTAATCGACGTTGAGTTTCCGCAGGGTGGCGGCATTCCAAACATCTATAATGCTGTCGTTACAACAAACCCCAATATCGATGACCAGCAGAACAACCTGGTGCTCGAAGTTGCGCAGCATCTTGGTGATAATGTTGTCCGTTGCATCGCGATGGACTCCTCTGAGGGTCTTGTGCGTGGTCAGGAGGTTGTCGATACCGGCGCGCCGATATCGGTTCCAGTAGGGCAGAAGACCCTTGGTCGAATCATCGACGTAACTGGTCGTCCAATCGATGAGCTCGGTCCAATTGATACAGATACTCGCTGGCCGATTCATCGTCCAACGCCATCATTTGAGGATCAGTCGACATCGAAGCAAATTCTTGAGACCGGCATTAAGGTCGTAGATCTGGTTGCGCCGTTCCTTAAGGGTGGCAAGGTCGGACTTTTCGGCGGTGCTGGAGTGGGCAAGACCGTTATCATCATGGAGCTTATTAACAACATCGCTAAGGCGCACGGAGGATTCTCTGTGTTTGCAGGTGTTGGTGAGCGTACTCGTGAGGGAAATGATCTCTGGCATGAGATGAAGGACTCGGGCGTTATCGATAAGGCCTGCCTTGTGTACGGTCAGATGAGCGAGCCACCAGGGGCACGTTTCCGCGTTGCACTTTCGGCGCTTACAGCCGCTGAGTATTTCCGTGACGAGGAGGGCCGAGACGTTCTGCTCTTCGTTGATAATATCTTCCGATTCCTGCAAGCAGGTTCAGAGGTATCGTCGCTACTTGGACGTATGCCGAGCGCGGTAGGATATCAGCCAACCTTGGCAACCGACATGGGGCAGCTGCAGGAGCGTATTACCTCCACAAAGAAGGGTTCAATCACCTCGATTCAGGCTGTATACGTACCTGCGGACGATTACACCGATCCAGCTCCGGCGACGACCTTCGCGCATCTCGATGCAACGATCGCCCTTGAGCGTTCCATCACCGAGAAGGGTATCTATCCAGCGGTTGATCCACTTACCTCTGGCTCTACGGCGCTTGAGCCGGGCGTTGTTGGTGAGGAGCACTACCGCGTAGCCCGTAAGGTTCAACAGACCTTACAACGCTACAAGGATCTTCAGGATATTATCGCCATTCTCGGAATGGATGAGTTGTCTGAAG from Pseudomonadota bacterium encodes the following:
- the atpG gene encoding ATP synthase F1 subunit gamma, which codes for MAGLKEIRRRLKSVNNTKKITYAMKLVSAAKLRKTQDAVVRSRAYTEALRGVLAQLQAGSEFSHPLLEARTPVKRVRIFVLGAGRGLCGGFNTNTNRRVEALYGELRAKYPGVEISSVILGKKPAEYYRRTNKSYIEAIEVLSDDPNNWPTQEICQRLEVEFLKGEFDELHLVYTRFRSAMLTIPTAERLMPLNRELLATTTTVGASVATGITLFEPNPQRVFDAVVPRIMRAIVRQASFDTRASEHANRMTAMDSATKNAKDLIHSLTLTRNKLRQTGITSQLLDIVGGAEALK
- the atpD gene encoding F0F1 ATP synthase subunit beta — encoded protein: MKETMGRKGKILQVLGAVIDVEFPQGGGIPNIYNAVVTTNPNIDDQQNNLVLEVAQHLGDNVVRCIAMDSSEGLVRGQEVVDTGAPISVPVGQKTLGRIIDVTGRPIDELGPIDTDTRWPIHRPTPSFEDQSTSKQILETGIKVVDLVAPFLKGGKVGLFGGAGVGKTVIIMELINNIAKAHGGFSVFAGVGERTREGNDLWHEMKDSGVIDKACLVYGQMSEPPGARFRVALSALTAAEYFRDEEGRDVLLFVDNIFRFLQAGSEVSSLLGRMPSAVGYQPTLATDMGQLQERITSTKKGSITSIQAVYVPADDYTDPAPATTFAHLDATIALERSITEKGIYPAVDPLTSGSTALEPGVVGEEHYRVARKVQQTLQRYKDLQDIIAILGMDELSEEDKLTVARARKIERFFSQPFHVAEAFTGVPGVYCKLEDTIKGFGELVDGKLDDLPEQAFLYAGTLDSVRAKAEKLAAEFAQAA